Genomic DNA from Schistosoma haematobium chromosome 1, whole genome shotgun sequence:
TGACTATATCAATAAACATTATCAAGAAGAAAAGAAATTACCAGTTGATTGGACTAAAACAGTTCTTCAGGTAGTTTTCTCATGATTATTCATCTACTTTATTCAATGAAAGTAATGCATCCCACATTCATAGAAGAAATAAATTAGGTTAAATTCTACAATCTGCTTATCGCCTATAATAATGagtcccgaccgtagctgctaccttgacgtgatcgtcgggcttgcctatcgtgatgacccaaccgagctatattggctggaacatatgttcctgtaggttctaccatgccaggcaggtcgattggaggacggtaagactaaaagcagcaactcaagttCTGAAGGTGAAGTCGTACCGCTGACTGACgtgacagcagtaagatgtttccattagacaaccagcatctgtaatgatgctgccttctcacaaagaAGGAATGGGTTAGGGaaggtcaaccctaaaaatTTCACAcatcaccttacctcacggatttccatctccggcggtaaggctcTTTGAAGAACAAAGCCAACACGTTAAAAACGTCCCACAATAAGGTCGTGCGCGACCGATCTCAGGCAGTTGTCCCGTGGGtcctgcggtcacgctcccggGTCGTTAAGACCAATACTAATCCAACTTCCCTCttaggttcctcaagaaatacccttgcACGATGAGAGCAGCTGGGAAGTGACATTAGCCCTCATACTCGTTACAGCACACGAGATCAAgtcggtcacattcaaatccttcctacgcCTCCTAATAactctcttatctccacgacTAACCCTTCCCACGTCCCTTTGTCACCTCTCGCCGCCAATGCAAACCATTCGAGTACTCGGAAAGTTATTCCGGTCTCCTGATACCATGCTCCTGACTGACTATTATAATGagtgaaatatttgaaattacAGTTTTAGTTTACTAAGTAATAAAGAATGGCTAACGATTGTAATTCCTTGGAATAACTTTCTTCTTGAATGATGTTATTAATTCAAATACACGAATGATATATTTTACACTAATAGCATGGGCACAGAATCAATTAGTTATATGCTAACTACAAACCCTCTCGACCATTGAATCATAAAATATTAGAGTTCCTTAACTGAGACTGTAGTTGAAGCCTCATCTGTTGATTTATTCAAAAGAAATTTGTATCCATTTAAAGACCATTATCATAAGATTTAAGACAGGCCCTCTAGCCTCCTGTTTTTCTCAAATGCAACGTGAAACTTACCCTtaatatttgaaaacaaaacacTTTAATTATATCAATAAGTCACTTACAAAAGATAACCGGTTTCtattttgatttatattattttattatttttaatctaGTGGAAGATTCAGAGAATTATTCATCATGTATTTACTACAGTTAAAAATAGATTAGCTGCAAAAATTGGATTTTTTGAATTACTTGGGTTGGACTTCATGTTGGATGAAAATATGAAAGTAAGTTGTGCATACTGTTAGAAAGTAGTGGAAAATTTTCCGATTCATAGGTTAAACTCTTGTTTCTACTCTGCAAGTCATTTTTATCACAGACAAACAACGTTTATAAAATCCTTAGACATTTGTTTTGTCCGgttgtttgtatttattattaaatttattggCCTTAACCGGTTTATGAACAGAAGCAATGACTCCATCTAGATTCACAAGTTGATTATATTCAGGATAATGTCAAACGAAGAGAACCAGAGTAAttagaaatctatatatcataaAGACATGAGTGATAACCCAAGAGTCTACTAGATAAAGCTACGGATTCTGAAATGAAGAACGTTGTTTTAGTGATAGAAAAATAAAAGACAAAATATTGATCTATTTTGACTAATAAGTTTTCAGCATGACAAAACTGGCTCTTTGTAGTCGCGTTTGCTTCCTAtgattaaaatttcaaaaacaatGTTACTGTTGTTTAGTTAAGAAAACTCCTTCCAGCTTACCAGTTTGAACCATCTGATGAATGGAGAAAGGAAACTAAAAGTTTCAAGATATAAATCTTTTATTCTCAGACAATCGCACTATTGGACATTATTTTGATGGTGATTGGTTAACGGTAGTCGGTGAGAAAACCTTTACCTGGGTTAAGTACCGGTTAGCACATGTTGGCAAGTTATGCCTGTAATATTGATGAAACTGATGAAGATCACTAGAATCAAACTCTCATCACCCACCTACACCACTGAGCTATTCACTCAACAATTGACgtccgtgttgtatttggagatcctggttttccctttgtgtatgttgaggcctactgctgcatAGGTAGTCGATTAATCAATATAAGTTATGGACCATTGTACATTGAGTTGTGTAGATAATATTCGAAAAACAGGAGTTGCTTCAAAGCTTATTACCGGTGAATACTTTTGCAAATGCTCACTGAACTCATTTTAGAATTTTTGTATATTAGAAAACTGAAGTGACTGATAAGGTTGTTTTTGATCTTATGTAAATTATGTGTGATTACCTGATACCGTTGCATACAGAAATGATTTTTAAAACTCACTCTAACATCACTCGTAATCATATACTGTTTCATGTCTAAACTAGACAAGAATAACTGGATATCACGAATATCTTTGTGTTTTCCAGCCACATCTTGAAACTGACCATAAAATATATTGAGTATAGTAATATCATATTAAATGCAGACAAAATTTCTTTCTTGTTTGTGACTTGTTAGTATATCTACATGTAAAATTAAGGCATTCTATTTACTTAACAGCTTAATTCGTTGTCAGACTTTCGTGAAATTCGAGTAAATTACCTGTAATTACTTGATATATGTAATCGTCAATTCAAGTTTGAAGaatataattaacaataaaGTGTGGGTCAAATGAGTAATCAAGTAAGgaaatcattcagtttattactTATAATAGCACATTAAAGTAGCGAGTTCGTACCCATTTGAAGTTCGTACATCCCCGATGTTAAGATATCCCACATTGGGCCAAAACTGTTGGTTAGTACTCTTAGTGGCTTATGTTAATTGGTATTATGAGTAACCTTTAGGATTAAAAAGGTTTATTAGATTTTAATGTTGTACCAATGATATCCTATTACTAAGTGGTATTCATGAGTAATATTTAATCATTAACAGGTGTGGCTACTTGAAGTTAATTCAAACCCAGCATTACAAACTCATTGCGATGTATTAAAAGAAGTTGTACCAGCTGTAGTGAAAGATGCTTTACGTAAGTTGCAGCATGAATGtcaaaaaatttaattattaaaaaaacacatGGTATTCAGTGTAAtacttttattcaatataaaaataaataataggaCCATAATGTGATAAGGTAAACATCATAAGACATGATAATAATAGCCGGTTTCACTGATATCGAAATATATGGTGAACGATATTCAAGGCGTGTCCTCTACCTAACATCAGTTTTCATCACATTGGATGGCATAATTGACGGAATTCTGGAAACGTGCACTACTTGATTTTAATATGGTGGTTTAAATGTACTATGCCCTTGTCAAGACTTTAAGGTTTTCATTTGATTCAGCTTTTGATCATTATCATCTGGTATTTCGAATACTCGACTTAAAATGAAATAGCAATCGACTCCTTCAAGTTTGCAACTGTACTTCAACTTGCATCATTTTCTAAACaatttaatataataaatatctaTCTTATTATGAACAGATACTGAAAACATTTCAGGTGGTCTCCTGTTATCTTCACACTGAGGGATCAGTCCACAGTATATAAGCTCTGATAAATGTATTTCATAGGGTCAGAGGGATAGGTAAATGGActaaagaataaaatatattcTCAAATAAGCCATCTTTTCAGCGGACATGTTTTTGTGAATGTGGAGATAACACTGCACACTatgtttgtaaaatataaaGACCAAacactaaatacttcatttgcaaacttTTAACATTCGCCCTTCACAATTTGTATGATTCTCCCAGTCCACAATTCCTTTATACTATCCCTTCTACTCTCTTCAACTCAAACTTCTTGGCCTTTTTTTGCTCggttttccacttccgattaGTGTTACATATTACGTTCATCgatagacataagtagcatgcaccacaatCTGACTAAATTGTTAGTATGGTTGCTTTCTAAGAAGAATGAATCAATAAACCCTTGAAAATACAAGCAAATACATGCAGTCAAAGATATttaatgatcaaaataaatacTTGACAATATATCTAGCTAATTCATTTGAAAGATATCTACTGCTTTTAGGATATTTTACATGTGtgttattcaattaattattgCAGCTTTTAAGCTTAGCACTTACGAGTGAACGGTTTTCTATTGCTGtctcaactactaaattttTCAGTAtgcggttgtggagattatcaaaTTTTTACTAAATTACTAAAGTTTTCACATTGTTTCATCTGTGAAATGAATATAATCTTATCATTAGTTATGAATGTGGTTGTTATTAAGCATAGAGAATTACTTATCTCTCTCAAATTTATCAGAAAAGAGTTGTGAAGGTTGTCAAAATTCGTTAAAATCATGAACATAAGTTGAATCATCATATAAAACCTTAAAGTGAATGAAGATTTGGTATAGAAAACCAATTTAATGTTTAACGCAAAATTAcgcaaaatataaaattatacattaaatatattatttgcacattttccttcagttgtcctttacatacaTCATGAGTCTTTCAGTCCTATTGTTACAACGATATctctctgtttacattcctgTTCTTTTCAGTTCTACTGCCAGGTATTCCACTTCTGACTGATGTTCCATAGTACTTATAGCTGTCAACATAATTCGCGTACAAcacacctggaagcaccggataaccatactagaatgaaatgaccttccagtgcttccagctttttaatggtggtctaacttagataaGTTCGTGATTTGAATGGATCACTCAGATTTACCAGACTTTATCATAAACAACCTTGATTTTAGGCGTTATTCATTTTACCAATCTTCATTATAATTATGGATTTAGAATCGTCAATAAATCTAACGTATTTATGTTCTTCGATTTAGATTGTCTTCCTGTAAATATTTCCGGACCAAATTATCAGAATTGTTCCAAGCTCATTCGAATTTGAAGTATTCGACAATAATGTCAACTTGAATAACACTGGGTACTTCACAGTTAGTTCATATAGCATAACACCAACAAAAATATTAACTCGAAAATACACATTTTCATCACGTAAATTCATTCTTTGGAGACATATGAGCAACAAATACTTTTCGATACTGATGATCAAGTTGTCAGTCATTTATTAAGAGTAAAATGACAAAGACATTAAAACAGATATGGATAATAATCTCGTCCGTATAAGTAGTAGGTACAATTTAAATAATCACTATTTTTACTGAATCATATATCAGAAATTGATAGAGTCGAAATGTAAGCATgtgaataaaactaataacgACTGTAATGAAAATACCAAAATATCATACATGTGGCTGAATAGCATTTATAGTCTGTTGCataatgaattatgtaatatcatttattgaattaatCGAGAAACAATATTGTTGAATAGCCTTTGAATACCAAGGCAGatcaataattcataaataacaTGAGAAGACAAAAAACATGAAGTGAACACGGACCATGAATATataaatagtaatgataatcacGATCAAACTACAAATGAAAATCATATTTACACTTGGACTATGTGGCCTTAAAAATAATACAGAATTACAGTGACCTTGTGGTAGGTGAAGGCCATCAAAAGATACAATAAACTGGACAAAGGTTTTTCAAATATATGCAGTTAATTGCTGATACCTCTACTATATTTAGTAAGCGAAGATGCTTAAATGCTTCCGAAAATTGATTTTAGAGGATTTACCCGACTTTATTTACAATCAAGTTTCTAAGTGTGACTGGAACAATTCGGTGTAATACTAAAAAATACATAACTGTTGACCCATTATGAAGAAATATATTTTGCattgtttattcttttgtaGATATCAGTATTGAATGTTTTGAGAAAAGTCGTCATCAAAAGTGTTTACTTCCACTACACGGTCTTGACAATTTATCTGCTTTCATATTTTGTCAACGAAGTAATAGACATATGAGAGCAAGTTTAGATGAAGTGCCGATTGTGAATAAAATTAGTGGTGATTTAGGTGTACCAACTGGTTGGAATCTATTATACAATGAATCACAAGCTGCATTTCGTGCACGTTGGCCAATACTCCAATCATGCAGTCTTCGTTGTTGGATTCCACCTAGATATAAACCACCTATTATTCAGAATAATTCTAATTTACAACGGCCTGTTAATGATAACAATACTGAACAAAACAAGTTTAGTAGTGTATCACTACAAACGTGTGGGTCAACAGGTGCAACCAacgaaaatgtaaatatatcatCATTTCATACTACAGATATAGTTAATTGTACTTTAAAAGAGCAAAATACTTCAAAAAATACTGTATCTAATCAATTTTTCCATTCACGTTTATCTTTACCAGAATACCGTACCTTTGAATCCAGTTTAAGACGATACCCTGTTACGCCTAATACaattaataacaaaatattacCACGAAGAAATACTTTGGTTAGACAATCATTACAAAATTCAAAACAAACTATTAATTTACAAGATATCATTGAGAAGATTCCCCAACCAGAGTCATTTATTACTGTGAAACAACCTAAATATCAAAATAggacaatcaatacaaatagtagtaatagtagtaatagtaatgatacTAGTACTAAGAATATTAGTACCATTAATAATAGCTATAAGGGTAGAcgaataacaatcaatcatGAAAATCAATCTAGAAAACAAATAATATCTAATCTATACAATTGTACAAAGAATAAACATGATTTGGAAGTGTTCAGTGAAGATGAAATATTAACTGGTAAACgaaaaactaaaacaaaattaaatttaatatcAATCCATAGAGAACCTGTACAAATCAGTAAAGTACATTTAATAACTAATTCAGATATTGACAAAGTatttaatactaataataataatactaatagtattaataataatctaaaaaaGTCAAATGATAATAACATAAATATGATTCTACCAACTACACCGAAACATATTAAATCAAGGAATCAATCAATACGAATTGATGGAACATCAGCTGATCATATACATAGCAATATTGATAATATTCAGAGTAAAAGTATATTAACTGGTAGACCTTATATTAATCCAAATAAACTACATTGGATTGAATCAAACGATtcaattacaattaattatgaaactaaaaattttacaaataaatttcaaaataccCATTATTCATTAGAAGACAGAGGAAGTTAATATAAACACAAGTTATTTAGAACTAATTTATAGTCAATATTAAAAACAATGGTATTCCATGTTATAATCAAGATTATTACAATTTcatcttttaatttattattaaccaATATTTTCTAGttgtttgtctgtttgtttaatCTTTCAATCAATGTACTATGAgcaattgttttctttttcttattcattgAGTATCGCTTGTGATGAAACGtgtctgtttgtttatttatttgttatttgtaaataagTCTGTTGATTAGtatacatgtatgtatgtagtgctggtggtgatggtggtggtgttgGGAGGTAGGCCTGAGTCTAggcatttattattttattttctatattatttTTGTCACttcaagaacaacaacaaacgaTTGTATTTAACCAACCATATATTTTCAGCTAATATTTTGCACTATCTTAAATATGTATAATTGTTGGATACGACATAGATTACAGTGAATAGTTCAattcagttattttttattcatttcttgcTAGATTTAAGCTATGTGGAGATATATTGGTGATATACGGTGTTTATAGTTTTGTGTGTGCATGGTTATATTTACGTTGTAAATTGAAGAGATTATATTCATCACTTGTTTATTTCATCTCTTGGACACGTGTATATTAAATATGTCATGtgaattcttcttcttcttcttctactactactactactactacttattattattattattattattattactatcattgttaTGAAGAAATACTTTTCCAAAAGGACAACTagtaatttcattgtttataatcACATGTATTTTTTTGGGTTCTTTCTTTTGTGTTCCTGATTTTGTGAACTCTTGATTATTTTCTGGAATATTTGTGATTTATTGATAATTTCTTGTgtatttaattcaatttatttgctttttttttaataagtgaataagaCATTTATTGGGATTTTTGATAatagtttattctttattagtTAGAACAATAAAGAATGTTTTCGATGTACGACTTGAGCATGGAAACTAATCTATTGTACTCAATGAAACTTTttgttaaaattatcaatacTGTTAATTATTCGTAAAGATTTACACTTTACCAGTCGTCAAGATTCAAGTGTGCATTTGATCAGCTTatgaaaaatattgataaacGTCATAGGTATTGGACAAGTTTCTTGTTATAGTGCATATATATAACCGTCTTCTAACCGTTTTTATTGCTAAGGGCTGATGTTTGGTAGTATTCTTTTGGCGTATGTGCATTATGAGAGGGTTGCCTTCATATTGCTAATAGgtcataaatattttaaataaagatggatagtgaataatatcagaacacaagacggccgtctcgtcctatctGGGACTTGTTAGTTGGATATACCTGTATCATAGCGATGATTGTTTATCCAGGATGAAATGCACCTTatggattccattactagccactgtttatctttattttaaagttttatttCTATTTCGAAAATATTTAGAATTAATTAGCTGTAAGTTAAAAGTAGTGTAATTACTTGACCTTTAATCAAACGTAAGAAACTGATCTTCATTCTTAATGACATtaaaaacatattattattgctattgtcATTGTAAACAATCTACTAGATTATTAACTTGTTTGAAATGATTAAGTCAAACCTTAgtaatgatatttatttgaCTTTTGAAAGGATTCAAGTCAGCTAAGTTAACAATATTCAGTGAATATACCAAAACTCACTAGCTTAATTTCAGTTTATATGATAGAAAAAGGATGTGCTTAATCTGTGTAGATGGAACTTGGTATATACCTACGATTTTGATTCTTTCAATGAAATCTGTTTCATCAAGGATTATTCTTTGTGGTCTGAATTTTAGTACAGCTCACAATTTAGTCAGGATAACAGCACTTGGagcaattttattgattatataatttgtcgtataattcatcttaatttcatttgttatttttaaaaaaaaacatgtgaATTTAACAAGAAACGGAAAACTTTAAGACTTCAGTATTATTTGGTCATAACTAATTGGTTAGCAACTGTAAACTAATATTAGTTTTCAACCAACATACAACAAAAAGACACAAAAGGTTATGGTTATCATCAACTGGTTTCACAACCAGAGTACTTACTACTAGGCTTCACATGAAACAAGTAGCTTACCATATAACTAAGCAGAAGATGCATACTACGGTATGGAATAATGAATAGAACAAGGCATATCATCACAAGGACAATTTGTCTTTGCttatttaccaatatttattggTATTTTTGTGGAGGCCCGTGAATTGTGTCATTGTTTAGATcagacgatgttgtcgaaagggctctccactttagtgacccgtgatctgactccaattagatcgtatgaatgttatgttatcgcctatcctcgtatataatcaataacggaattaaataagtcaaacaaCGAGAATGGACTAGAGAGAAGAGTAACGGAGCACAGTGGAGATGGCAGGTAAGCCATCTCCCATTTTACCAAgcattaatcgatatttatagttacacaaaagtaagttacagatacGTGATGAGTAAAGGGATAAGAAATGTGCgaacacctacgcgctcatataaaaacaatgaagattgataagcgaataaataacaaggtcagaatgtgactcaagtagaattaATAGAATGGACTGTCCGAAAGCtaaaataaggtatatgggcttaatataataactgacactacagtaTCACTTTCactttttacttatttttttaataaaacattttcttaTCGCAAAGTTAGCTTACAGATCTAATCCAAATACTATGAAGTTAAACGAAATACGAATTCCTGCTAAGCTTTTTATTTCatagaattttattcattttcaccAGTTTTCTTGAAACCTTAATAATGACGCTATGTTGTActgctttttaaaaaaaaacaaaaacaaatattttgttcCACTATTCAACATTCCATTATGGTGTAATTCAACTATATTGATTaggaatgaattatttttttgtagTGTGTTTGTTTGGCTTTAATCATCATACAATCTGATAGAGTGATTTAGTTCTGAAtgggaaattattattattattatggataaTTTATGTTTTGGAATGGATATCCATTAAAGTTCTGTTCAAAATGTCAAATACACTTCATTCTAATTTTTATCTTTACAAGGTTTCTTACCCATTAAAAATAAGTAAGAAAAATACTTAATATTATTGAaccagaaaataaaataaatcgttTAACAattcattataagcaaagatatgtgatggctagcagtggaatttagaACGcacgttttgtcttatttggaactcatcagctggatatacctgtatcccagagttaTTGTTTATCTGAACATTTGTAGCAAGAAATTTAAATGGGTTCGAATCTATTAAATTATTGGTTTTGTGATTTATGCAAATGATGTAACATTTTAGATCATATGTCAATTGGTTCTAATCACATTCAATAAAGAATTAAAATCATTTCACTGATGTTATTTTTACAAACCGAATCAAATGAAAGAAACATAGTGAATGGATCAGAAAGATTAACTTATTGAACTAAAACATCTAAAgaaaatttgttttcattatttgaCACAATTTCGATGGTTAGTCAATTCGTTTGTAGAGAATAGTAAATTTTAAAGACTCTCATCACTTTCTATATCAGATCAATTGTAGTTGAAAAAGTGAAATATTAGACTCAGAATAAGTTGTCTAAAGGTTACTTATTTACTGTAAAACGTGTTTTAGATTCCATCTAGTGTTGAATAGTGAGTGTGTACATCTGTAAAAGTTTTAAAACTGGGACAAAAACACTTATCCaacatttttttctaatttttggTAGTTTTCTAGGTGTGAACAATTCCCGAAGAAAAGTATTTTCAAGCTTTTTTCTGTTCAGTAACATGATACACTACTTACTGTCTGTCAAACTAATGatgttattaaataattttgcGAAATTAAGAGTAATCACTTTGAATGTTTAATATTGGTTTGTCTAATGAATATTTTAGccttatttatattcatcaaaacaactattcaaaataccattcattcatttattcatttcatattctGATAATCTGTatgtcattcattttatttattacgtcatggTTGTTTTCACTGAATAGTTTTTTGGAGATTTGTAATTAGAAGCAAAAAGAAGTAATAGGCTGCATATGAAATGATAACATTTTCAATAGTGATAGAAACTTTCCAGGGAAAACTTTGATTATTTTCGTAGATGATCTTGTGACTGTCTAAATAAGTTTTGTACTAGAACAATATTCTGTTGCTGTGATGTGAAAAGATTTTATCATAGGAGTGTTCCGTTTTAGCAAACAATGTCGTAAgagataatatatttataattaaaccTTAGCCATCCTGTTGGTAGATACAATGAAAGCACATATTTAGGGATTAATGAAGTAGCTTCTATGGGAGAAGATATACGATTACATAAAATTTTGAATCATGGTTACTGACAATAATTTAGTATAGTGAAATCTGTGATCTTAAATAGAAAGCGTGAACATTTCCAAAACTAGACAAATCCTCGTTCATGGCACAATGATGTATTATAATGGTTTTGCAGTAAACAGATTTATACGAAACA
This window encodes:
- the TTLL10 gene encoding Protein polyglycylase ttll10 (EggNog:ENOG410V779~COG:O) yields the protein MTELGWKRTFDRHGDYTLRWTENSIQINYGIFKEGEQLVNHIPNCGLLTNKLGLLISLRDYERRYQNRFGRLPIMVMDDFFPKTFIVDDLKEREAYFKLQENDEVPHMWICKPIGQNQGKGIFLVRDIEEFKVHLKNRDDEARNQPSGLLPRIIQRYIINPLLLDGCKFDIRCYVLIACTMPYLVFYHPGYIRRSAKPYSNQDQNLITHLTNQFVQKKDPAYAEIKNNTVWSWSQVNDYINKHYQEEKKLPVDWTKTVLQWKIQRIIHHVFTTVKNRLAAKIGFFELLGLDFMLDENMKVWLLEVNSNPALQTHCDVLKEVVPAVVKDALHISIECFEKSRHQKCLLPLHGLDNLSAFIFCQRSNRHMRASLDEVPIVNKISGDLGVPTGWNLLYNESQAAFRARWPILQSCSLRCWIPPRYKPPIIQNNSNLQRPVNDNNTEQNKFSSVSLQTCGSTGATNENVNISSFHTTDIVNCTLKEQNTSKNTVSNQFFHSRLSLPEYRTFESSLRRYPVTPNTINNKILPRRNTLVRQSLQNSKQTINLQDIIEKIPQPESFITVKQPKYQNRTINTNSSNSSNSNDTSTKNISTINNSYKGRRITINHENQSRKQIISNLYNCTKNKHDLEVFSEDEILTGKRKTKTKLNLISIHREPVQISKVHLITNSDIDKVFNTNNNNTNSINNNLKKSNDNNINMILPTTPKHIKSRNQSIRIDGTSADHIHSNIDNIQSKSILTGRPYINPNKLHWIESNDSITINYETKNFTNKFQNTHYSLEDRGS